The following are from one region of the Arachis duranensis cultivar V14167 chromosome 10, aradu.V14167.gnm2.J7QH, whole genome shotgun sequence genome:
- the LOC107471482 gene encoding proline dehydrogenase 2, mitochondrial, translating to MATRVIPSRILRKIRYNRATTTTATATKPLAATPVFEGTEHKPPSSAASAATIAAPSSVDTDYIPRRTLDLEDTEKLFSSVSTWRLLRSSAVLHATAVGPMVDVGMRVMRSRFVEREGLVKDAVMGAVRETFFEHFCAGEDAAEAGRKIRSLNEAGLRGMLVYGVEDAHDNHGCNRNLNGFLHTVDVSRSLPMSSVSFVIVKITAICPMSLLERISDLLRWQQKDPSFNLPWKRDSLPIFAESSPLYHTQKKPEPLTLEEERDLELATQRLVELCQKCVQANIPLLVDAEHTTVQPAIDYFTYSSAIVHNKDDNPIVFGTIQTYLKDSKERLLLALKAADKMGVPMGFKLVRGAYMSMESKIAESFGFKSPIHDTIEDTHKCFNDCSSFLLEKVADGPGSLVLATHNVESGKLAAAKAHELGMGKVHHKLEFAQLCGMSESLSFGLSNAGFQVSKYLPFGPVDKVMPYLLRRAEENRGLLAASGFDRQLMRKEIGRRLKAAVF from the exons ATGGCAACTAGGGTTATCCCATCAAGGATCCTAAGGAAAATCCGTTACAACAGAGCCACAACCACAACGGCCACAGCCACAAAACCGCTCGCCGCAACGCCAGTTTTCGAAGGGACCGAGCACAAGCCGCCGTCTTCAGCTGCCTCCGCAGCAACTATCGCGGCTCCCTCGTCGGTCGACACCGATTACATACCGAGGAGGACGTTGGATTTGGAGGACACAGAGAAGCTCTTCTCGTCGGTGTCTACATGGCGGCTGCTGCGTTCGTCGGCGGTTTTACACGCGACTGCGGTGGGGCCCATGGTTGACGTGGGAATGCGGGTGATGCGATCGAGGTTTGTTGAGAGGGAAGGGTTGGTTAAGGATGCGGTTATGGGAGCGGTTAGGGAGACGTTCTTTGAGCACTTCTGCGCCGGCGAAGATGCCGCCGAGGCTGGGAGGAAGATAAGGTCGCTGAATGAGGCGGGTTTAAGAGGGATGCTTGTTTATGGCGTTGAAGATGCGCACGATAACCATGGCTGTAACCGTAACCTTAACGGCTTCCTTCACACTGTTGATGTTAGCAGATCCCTTCCCATGTCTTCT gtGAGTTTTGTGATTGTGAAAATCACTGCAATTTGTCCCATGAGCCTGCTAGAGAGAATCAGTGACCTTCTAAGATGGCAACAGAAAGATCCTTCATTCAATTTGCCATGGAAGCGAGATTCCTTGCCAATTTTCGCTGAATCAAGCCCTTTGTACCACACTCAGAAGAAACCAGAGCCACTTACCCTTGAAGAGGAGCGTGATCTTGAACTTGCAACCCAGAGACTTGTTGAACTCTGCCAGAAATGTGTCCAGGCCAATATTCCTCTCTTGGTTGATGCCGAACACACCACGGTTCAGCCGGCGATCGATTACTTCACGTATTCCTCTGCCATTGTTCATAACAAGGATGACAATCCCATCGTGTTCGGAACAATTCAGACTTACTTGAAAGACTCCAAGGAGAGGCTCTTGCTGGCATTGAAGGCAGCAGACAAAATGGGAGTCCCAATGGGGTTCAAATTGGTGAGGGGTGCTTACATGTCCATGGAGAGCAAGATAGCTGAATCTTTCGGCTTCAAATCGCCCATTCATGACACCATTGAGGACACACACAAGTGTTTCAATGATTGCTCCTCTTTTCTTCTGGAGAAGGTTGCCGATGGTCCTGGATCACTTGTTCTTGCAACACATAATGTTGAATCAG GCAAATTGGCTGCCGCGAAAGCGCACGAATTAGGGATGGGAAAAGTGCACCACAAGCTGGAATTTGCGCAGCTCTGTGGAATGTCGGAGTCGCTTTCATTTGGTTTGAGCAATGCAGGGTTTCAGGTTAGCAAGTACTTGCCATTCGGGCCGGTGGACAAGGTCATGCCTTACCTCTTGAGAAGGGCTGAAGAAAATAGAGGGCTCTTGGCTGCTTCAGGTTTTGATAGGCAACTCATGAG AAAGGAGATTGGTAGGAGGCTAAAAGCTGCTGTTTTTTAG